The following proteins are encoded in a genomic region of Sorangiineae bacterium MSr12523:
- a CDS encoding L-lactate permease, whose amino-acid sequence MYQQVLDPTGSLTLSASLALVPLLAVLILLGGFRWKAHWAGLVALALALLVAMFGYRMPVSTALHAGLFGVAQSVLLVLWITFNAIWIYNLTVHSGHFAVLRRAFSSVSDDTRVQGIVIAFCFGALLEALAGGGGPVAICSVMLIALGVDPMKAAALSLVADTAPVAFGGLGNPVTALGVITGLPVDEFGKMAGRQVSILAALVPFVLVYIADGKRGLREAWPAALVAGASFGITQFVVSNYLSYKLCDIIAAIVSAGAVLALLQVWQPAGATPRKRDDERSAVLASFAPYAIVVVVFSIAQIESVKTFLKKGSWQTAWPGLSIVSPAGKPVATTYVFGIASATGTLLMLAGILSLFVLRIKPTTAIRIYAQTIRQFGWAILAIVAVFGLSYVMNLSGQIATLGSWLAGAGSFFAFLSPVVGWFGVTITGTDVGSNTLLGGSQMAAAHALGASPILFGAANGSGGVMAKMISPQNLAVGTAAVGLVGKEGELFRRVFGWSILLLFFMCILVYLQATPILGWMVP is encoded by the coding sequence GTGTACCAACAGGTCCTCGATCCTACGGGATCGCTCACATTGTCCGCGTCATTGGCACTCGTACCGCTGCTGGCGGTATTGATCCTGCTGGGTGGCTTTCGCTGGAAAGCGCACTGGGCCGGACTGGTGGCATTGGCGCTGGCGCTGCTCGTCGCCATGTTTGGCTACCGCATGCCGGTCAGCACCGCGCTTCATGCGGGGCTCTTCGGCGTCGCGCAGAGCGTGCTTCTCGTACTCTGGATCACGTTCAACGCGATCTGGATTTACAACCTGACGGTGCATAGCGGGCACTTCGCCGTGCTGCGTCGTGCCTTCAGCTCGGTTAGCGATGACACCAGAGTGCAAGGCATCGTCATCGCATTCTGCTTTGGCGCGCTGCTGGAAGCGCTCGCCGGCGGCGGCGGACCCGTGGCCATCTGTTCCGTGATGCTCATCGCGCTGGGCGTCGACCCCATGAAGGCCGCCGCCTTGTCCCTTGTCGCCGACACCGCCCCCGTCGCCTTCGGCGGCTTGGGCAATCCCGTGACCGCGTTGGGCGTCATCACCGGCCTCCCCGTGGACGAATTCGGAAAGATGGCCGGCCGCCAAGTCTCGATTTTGGCCGCCCTCGTTCCCTTCGTCTTGGTCTACATCGCCGACGGCAAACGCGGCCTACGCGAAGCCTGGCCCGCCGCCTTGGTCGCCGGCGCGAGCTTCGGCATCACGCAATTCGTGGTGTCGAATTACCTCTCGTACAAATTGTGCGACATCATCGCCGCCATCGTCTCGGCAGGCGCCGTCCTGGCACTCCTGCAAGTGTGGCAGCCCGCAGGCGCCACCCCGCGCAAACGCGACGACGAGCGCAGCGCAGTTCTCGCCTCCTTCGCCCCCTACGCCATCGTGGTGGTGGTGTTCTCGATTGCGCAAATCGAATCGGTGAAGACATTCCTCAAGAAGGGCTCATGGCAAACCGCCTGGCCCGGCCTCTCCATCGTGAGCCCCGCCGGCAAGCCCGTCGCCACCACCTACGTCTTCGGCATCGCCTCCGCCACGGGCACCTTGCTCATGCTCGCGGGCATCCTGTCCCTCTTCGTATTGCGCATCAAACCGACGACCGCCATTCGCATCTACGCACAGACCATCCGCCAATTCGGCTGGGCCATCCTGGCCATCGTCGCCGTCTTCGGCCTCTCCTACGTCATGAACCTCTCCGGCCAAATCGCCACCTTGGGCTCATGGCTCGCAGGCGCCGGCTCGTTCTTCGCCTTCTTGTCTCCCGTGGTGGGCTGGTTCGGCGTAACCATCACCGGCACCGACGTAGGCTCCAACACCCTCCTCGGCGGCTCCCAAATGGCCGCCGCCCACGCATTGGGCGCCTCGCCGATTCTCTTCGGCGCCGCCAACGGCTCCGGCGGCGTCATGGCCAAAATGATCTCGCCGCAAAACCTCGCCGTCGGCACCGCCGCCGTCGGCCTCGTAGGCAAAGAGGGCGAACTTTTCCGCCGCGTCTTCGGCTGGAGCATCCTGCTCCTCTTCTTCATGTGCATCCTAGTCTACCTGCAAGCCACCCCCATCCTCGGCTGGATGGTCCCCTAG
- a CDS encoding four helix bundle protein, producing the protein MQAKPTLRTYDFHLLDCALRAIELLRPTVARIRACDRDLGEQLRRALSSIALNVAEGNCSQGGNRIARFSTAAGSNSESRAALRVAVAWGYVNAREVEAGEQLLDGIAAMLHRLGAAR; encoded by the coding sequence ATGCAAGCAAAACCGACCCTCCGCACCTATGACTTTCATCTCCTCGACTGTGCGCTTCGCGCTATCGAGCTTCTTCGGCCTACGGTTGCACGTATCCGGGCGTGCGACCGCGACTTGGGCGAGCAGCTTCGACGGGCCCTCAGCTCCATCGCGCTGAATGTGGCCGAAGGCAACTGCAGCCAAGGTGGAAATCGCATCGCGCGGTTCTCCACCGCCGCCGGCTCCAACAGCGAATCACGCGCGGCGTTGCGCGTCGCGGTCGCCTGGGGCTACGTCAACGCCCGCGAGGTTGAAGCTGGCGAGCAATTGCTCGACGGCATCGCCGCCATGCTGCACCGCCTCGGCGCCGCAAGGTAG
- a CDS encoding HIT family protein: MACIFCDIASGKLPASLVYERDDFLAFLDKKPLFRGHVLLVPRTHVATMTDLPSELAAKIFPVAQAIARAVESAMEAEGSFVAINNRVSQSVPHLHMHIVPRRKGDGLKGFFWPRTKYASGQEMDDVAARIRERI; encoded by the coding sequence ATGGCCTGCATCTTCTGCGACATCGCCAGCGGCAAGCTCCCGGCATCCCTCGTGTACGAGCGCGATGACTTTCTCGCGTTCCTCGACAAGAAGCCGCTCTTTCGTGGCCACGTGCTGCTCGTTCCGCGCACGCACGTGGCCACCATGACGGACTTGCCGAGCGAGCTCGCGGCGAAAATATTCCCTGTCGCGCAAGCCATCGCGCGTGCCGTGGAATCGGCCATGGAGGCCGAGGGAAGCTTCGTCGCGATCAACAACCGCGTCAGCCAGAGCGTTCCCCACCTGCACATGCACATCGTTCCGCGGCGAAAAGGGGACGGCCTGAAAGGCTTTTTCTGGCCACGCACCAAGTACGCGTCCGGTCAAGAAATGGATGACGTCGCCGCCCGCATCCGCGAACGGATCTAG
- a CDS encoding universal stress protein, with protein MSTFQRILMATDLDEASEAAAHRAISLARHLKAELAFVHVFAPPATIYSAYPDFTAVLPVEELKTAAQRALDAWLTRIEAPSQAKRLLHPGEPAPTILDAAEAYVADLIVVGTHGRRGVSRVLIGSTAEKLVRLSPVPVLTVRE; from the coding sequence ATGAGCACCTTCCAACGCATCCTCATGGCCACCGACCTGGACGAAGCTTCCGAGGCGGCCGCCCACCGGGCCATTTCCCTCGCGCGCCATCTGAAAGCGGAGCTCGCGTTCGTGCACGTGTTCGCCCCGCCCGCCACGATCTACAGCGCATATCCCGATTTCACGGCGGTCTTACCCGTCGAAGAATTGAAAACGGCCGCGCAGCGCGCGCTCGATGCGTGGCTCACCCGCATCGAGGCACCGTCGCAGGCCAAGCGGCTCCTTCATCCTGGGGAGCCCGCGCCGACGATCCTCGATGCGGCAGAAGCCTACGTTGCAGATCTCATCGTCGTGGGCACGCACGGCCGCCGCGGCGTGTCGCGCGTGCTGATCGGAAGCACGGCCGAAAAGCTGGTGAGGCTCTCCCCCGTCCCCGTACTCACCGTGCGCGAATGA
- a CDS encoding DUF6184 family natural product biosynthesis lipoprotein: MNARISLVALALAASFLVATGCDRRDVPTSETNTTGAAVAGPALDNAAAVASVALARCDREATCNKLGEGRDHPTRESCLTEMRGKAEGDLNASKCSGGVDRKALDSCLAEIHAESCSNPLDTLERLAACNTSALCSRDRAPMKPPRY, encoded by the coding sequence ATGAACGCACGAATCAGTTTGGTTGCCCTTGCACTTGCGGCGTCGTTTCTCGTCGCGACGGGGTGCGATCGGCGCGACGTTCCCACTTCGGAAACGAATACGACGGGTGCGGCCGTCGCTGGGCCCGCACTCGACAATGCCGCGGCGGTCGCGAGTGTCGCGCTGGCGCGCTGCGATCGCGAAGCAACGTGCAACAAATTGGGTGAAGGCCGCGATCATCCCACGCGTGAAAGCTGCCTCACGGAAATGCGCGGCAAGGCCGAGGGCGACTTGAACGCCTCGAAGTGCTCGGGCGGTGTCGATCGCAAGGCCCTCGACAGCTGCTTGGCCGAGATTCACGCCGAATCGTGCAGCAATCCACTCGATACGCTGGAGCGTCTCGCGGCGTGCAACACATCGGCATTGTGCTCGCGTGATCGGGCGCCGATGAAGCCACCGAGGTACTAA
- a CDS encoding transketolase, with translation MMANTSELAQQLRVDSLRCSTAAGSGHPTSSLSAADLMAVLLEHALRWDLRHPDNPNNDHLIFSKGHASPLLYAMLKAAGVITDAELLSYRRFRSPLQGHPVPTLPGVEVATGSLGQGLPIGVGMALSGKYLEKRPYRVWVLLGDSEMSEGSIWEALDHARHFKLGNLIGILDMNRLGQRGETPLGWNGRVYAQRARAFGWNAYEIDGHDPAAIAQAYQEAIGEAEAPTLIVARTVKGKGVSLVENKDGWHGKALDEKQCAEAIAELGGERHLTVRVRAPDPDQPSKPAVYPADLPTYERGTQVATRKAYGDALEALGGARSDIVVLDGEVGNSTYAEEFAKAYPGRYFEMFISEQQMVAAAVGLSARHHAPFASSFAAFLTRAYDFIRMAAASRANIRLCGSHAGVSIGEDGPSQMGLEDLAMMRAVRGSTVLYPCCANQTARLVESMTNRRGVVYLRTTREKTPVLYDDKEAFPIGGSKVLRLSTADRAVIIAAGITVHEALKAHERLLEQGIRTRVIDAYSVKPIDAAGIRTAVEATGGTVVVVEDHWSEGGLGDAVLECLNGERPLMTRVVRLAVKTMPGSGKPAELLHAAGIDADAIAAAVRGLLPRKKTRNCYICGNPAVWRIAVAGEDESATHENACETHAGGHLRIGRLAASPANQRNGGVRP, from the coding sequence ATGATGGCAAACACATCCGAGCTCGCGCAGCAGCTTCGCGTCGATAGCCTCCGCTGCTCGACGGCGGCTGGCTCCGGTCACCCCACGTCGAGCCTGTCGGCCGCCGACCTCATGGCCGTACTGCTCGAGCATGCTTTACGCTGGGATTTGCGGCACCCCGACAATCCCAACAACGATCATCTCATTTTCTCCAAAGGCCACGCGTCACCGCTTTTGTACGCGATGCTCAAGGCCGCGGGGGTCATCACCGATGCGGAGTTGCTCTCGTATCGGCGATTTCGAAGTCCGCTGCAAGGCCACCCCGTACCGACTTTGCCGGGGGTGGAGGTGGCCACCGGATCGCTCGGGCAGGGATTGCCCATTGGCGTGGGCATGGCCCTTTCGGGGAAATATCTGGAAAAGCGGCCTTACCGCGTTTGGGTTCTGCTCGGGGACAGCGAAATGTCCGAAGGTTCCATTTGGGAAGCGCTGGACCACGCGCGCCATTTCAAATTGGGCAACCTCATTGGCATTCTGGATATGAATCGCCTCGGCCAGCGCGGAGAGACACCGCTCGGATGGAATGGCAGAGTCTATGCACAACGGGCGCGCGCCTTCGGGTGGAATGCGTACGAGATCGACGGGCACGATCCGGCGGCCATCGCGCAAGCCTACCAAGAGGCGATTGGCGAGGCGGAGGCGCCGACGTTGATCGTGGCGCGCACCGTCAAGGGAAAGGGCGTCTCGCTGGTAGAGAACAAGGACGGTTGGCACGGAAAGGCGCTCGACGAGAAACAATGCGCCGAGGCCATCGCCGAATTGGGTGGCGAGCGCCATCTCACGGTCCGCGTACGCGCGCCCGATCCCGATCAGCCGAGCAAGCCCGCGGTGTACCCTGCGGATTTGCCGACGTACGAGCGCGGTACGCAAGTGGCCACGCGCAAAGCATACGGCGATGCGCTGGAGGCTCTCGGGGGCGCGCGCAGCGACATCGTGGTGCTCGACGGAGAGGTGGGCAATTCGACGTACGCGGAGGAATTCGCCAAAGCCTACCCCGGCCGGTATTTCGAAATGTTCATTTCCGAGCAGCAAATGGTCGCAGCGGCCGTCGGCTTGAGTGCGCGGCACCATGCCCCCTTCGCCTCGTCGTTCGCGGCATTCCTTACGCGCGCGTACGACTTCATCCGCATGGCCGCGGCCTCGCGGGCGAACATCCGCCTCTGCGGCTCGCATGCGGGCGTCTCCATTGGAGAGGACGGCCCGTCGCAGATGGGGCTCGAGGATCTGGCGATGATGCGCGCGGTGCGTGGAAGCACGGTGCTCTATCCCTGCTGCGCGAATCAAACGGCGCGGCTGGTGGAGTCGATGACCAATCGCCGGGGCGTCGTCTATTTGCGCACCACGCGGGAGAAAACGCCGGTGCTCTACGATGACAAGGAGGCGTTTCCCATCGGCGGAAGCAAGGTGCTGCGGCTGTCGACCGCCGATCGCGCGGTGATCATCGCGGCCGGCATCACCGTTCACGAAGCGCTGAAGGCGCACGAGCGGCTTTTGGAACAGGGCATCCGCACGCGCGTCATCGACGCGTACAGCGTCAAGCCCATCGACGCAGCCGGCATCCGCACGGCCGTGGAAGCCACGGGTGGCACCGTGGTGGTCGTCGAGGACCATTGGTCCGAGGGCGGTCTGGGCGATGCCGTGCTCGAATGCTTGAACGGCGAGCGGCCGCTCATGACGCGGGTGGTGCGGCTCGCGGTGAAGACGATGCCCGGATCGGGCAAGCCTGCGGAACTACTGCATGCCGCGGGCATCGACGCCGACGCGATCGCCGCTGCCGTGCGAGGCTTGTTGCCCCGCAAGAAGACCCGAAATTGCTACATCTGTGGCAACCCCGCCGTGTGGCGCATCGCCGTGGCGGGCGAGGACGAATCGGCCACCCACGAGAATGCGTGCGAGACGCACGCGGGCGGGCACCTACGCATCGGGCGGCTCGCCGCCTCTCCCGCGAACCAACGGAACGGAGGAGTTAGACCATGA
- the tal gene encoding transaldolase produces MNANPIQRLYELGQSAWLDFISRDLLTSGELRRLVQRDGLRGVTSNPTIFQKAIAGSADYDAFIDGAHPSEADAAVLERIMVRDLQLACDELFPIYERTGGTDGFASIEVSPVLAHETVGSIDQAQRLWTAVGRPNLMVKIPATREGLPAIEQCLVEGININVTLLFGVPRYLEVVKAYLRALETRAAQNRAIDRVASVASFFVSRVDTKVDKILDMLAPSAAAERGKSLRGKIAIANAKVAYAEFERIAASDRWHELAAKGARPQRLLWGSSSSKDPAYPDTYYVEALAGPRTVNTMPLETFRAYLDHGRPEIRIIRDRDLAFEQIAELVNLGIDFDAIVQTLEDEGVASFIESYDKAVHSISGKRRQRRSA; encoded by the coding sequence ATGAATGCGAATCCTATTCAGCGGTTGTACGAGCTCGGGCAGAGCGCCTGGCTCGACTTCATCTCGCGCGATCTGTTGACGTCGGGCGAGCTGCGCCGGCTCGTGCAACGCGATGGGCTGCGCGGGGTGACGTCGAACCCGACCATTTTTCAAAAAGCCATCGCGGGCTCGGCCGATTACGACGCATTCATCGATGGAGCCCACCCGTCGGAGGCCGATGCCGCCGTTCTCGAGCGCATCATGGTGCGCGATCTCCAGCTCGCCTGCGACGAGCTTTTCCCTATCTACGAGCGAACCGGGGGCACCGATGGCTTTGCCTCCATCGAGGTCTCGCCCGTATTGGCGCATGAGACGGTGGGCTCCATCGATCAGGCGCAGCGGTTGTGGACCGCGGTGGGGCGACCAAATCTCATGGTGAAGATCCCTGCCACGCGCGAGGGGCTGCCGGCGATCGAGCAGTGCCTGGTGGAAGGGATCAACATCAATGTGACCTTGCTCTTCGGGGTGCCTCGGTACCTCGAGGTCGTCAAAGCGTACCTTCGCGCGCTGGAGACGCGCGCGGCGCAGAATCGCGCCATCGACCGCGTGGCGTCGGTGGCGAGCTTCTTCGTCTCGCGTGTCGATACCAAGGTGGACAAGATTCTCGACATGCTCGCGCCATCCGCGGCCGCCGAGCGCGGGAAGAGCTTGCGCGGGAAGATTGCCATTGCCAATGCGAAGGTTGCCTATGCCGAATTCGAGCGCATTGCCGCGAGCGACCGCTGGCACGAGCTTGCCGCGAAGGGTGCGCGGCCGCAGCGCCTTCTCTGGGGTTCGTCGTCGTCGAAGGATCCGGCTTATCCCGATACGTATTACGTCGAAGCGCTGGCGGGTCCCCGCACGGTGAATACCATGCCGCTGGAAACGTTCCGCGCGTACCTCGATCATGGCAGACCGGAAATACGGATCATCCGTGATCGGGACCTCGCCTTCGAGCAGATCGCGGAGCTCGTCAATTTGGGAATCGATTTCGACGCCATCGTGCAAACCCTGGAGGACGAGGGCGTGGCATCGTTCATCGAGTCGTACGACAAAGCCGTTCACAGCATCTCGGGCAAACGCCGACAACGCCGCAGCGCCTGA
- a CDS encoding cupin domain-containing protein has protein sequence MNTTVIKIDSSRSPKNKDGQKYLASGVRIGMRLWDEEPNTSAESVREYEVVGYVLKGRAELHIEGQMVTLSPGDSYVVPRGARHHYKILEAFSAVEATSPPSHVHGRDEPRAR, from the coding sequence ATGAACACCACCGTCATCAAGATCGATTCGTCGCGTTCGCCAAAGAACAAGGATGGGCAGAAGTACCTCGCCTCCGGTGTGCGCATCGGAATGCGACTCTGGGACGAGGAGCCCAACACCTCCGCAGAGAGCGTCCGCGAGTACGAAGTCGTCGGCTACGTCCTGAAGGGCCGCGCGGAGCTCCACATCGAGGGCCAAATGGTAACTCTCTCCCCCGGCGACTCCTACGTCGTCCCCCGCGGTGCACGCCACCATTACAAAATACTGGAAGCCTTCAGCGCCGTGGAAGCAACGTCCCCGCCGTCCCACGTCCACGGCCGCGACGAACCGCGCGCCCGGTAA
- a CDS encoding CIA30 family protein, giving the protein MRAPFLLALLPFVLCACTGQTQVQTQPPAPIAPPQHATLAIRDVRVFDGQKVVTSRATVLVDGERIVAIGENLSAPPGAEVVDGAGKTLLPGLIDAHVHVFDSSQLEQSLAFGVTTVLDMFAIPDAIKELRSPRPDRAEIRSAGILATAPGGHGTEYGFEIPTLDRPDQAQDFVDARIAEGSDYIKIVLDDGSAVGRRTPTLSNDTVVALVKAAHARGKMAVVHVHSLETTKAVLAAGADGVEHIFADRMPPEGFAAEAAKHKAFVTPTLAVMSSVYGRKSTLEKDEALAPYLMPAARRQLQASFPLHGIGPAGGAAGMAAVKQLEAAGVPILAGTDAPNPGTAYGVSMHDELALLVSAGLTPSQALEAATSAPARSFALSDRGRIAPGLRADLLLVDGDPTADILATRRIVGVWHAGARLDRDAVRAKVATALSTASAAPIAAAGPVSDFESGTLATRFGQPWVESSDKKFGGNSTVVLNVEKGALRLRGQVAAGNAAATWAGALLTPGGRRFEPVDVSKTKGLAFRVRGSGKGFSVLLFTQRHGFAPLEQTFTAGAKFTRVTIPWSKFEGTDGSDVTAIFIGGTAPGTFDLAIDDVEIY; this is encoded by the coding sequence ATGCGAGCCCCCTTCCTTCTTGCTCTTCTTCCATTCGTTCTCTGCGCCTGCACCGGCCAAACGCAGGTGCAAACGCAACCCCCCGCACCGATCGCGCCACCGCAACACGCCACGTTGGCGATTCGGGATGTGCGTGTCTTCGACGGCCAGAAAGTCGTGACGTCGCGAGCGACGGTGCTCGTCGATGGGGAGCGCATCGTGGCCATCGGGGAAAACCTCTCTGCGCCGCCCGGTGCGGAGGTGGTCGATGGCGCGGGCAAGACCTTGCTTCCAGGTTTGATTGACGCGCACGTGCACGTCTTCGATAGCTCACAGCTCGAGCAATCCCTGGCCTTCGGCGTCACCACCGTGCTCGATATGTTCGCGATTCCCGATGCGATCAAAGAGCTGCGCAGCCCACGGCCCGATCGCGCCGAAATTCGTTCGGCCGGCATTCTGGCGACCGCGCCGGGCGGCCACGGCACCGAGTACGGCTTCGAGATCCCCACCTTGGATCGACCGGATCAGGCGCAAGATTTCGTCGATGCTCGGATCGCCGAAGGCTCGGACTACATCAAGATCGTCCTCGACGATGGCAGTGCCGTTGGTCGTCGGACGCCCACCTTGTCCAACGACACGGTCGTCGCGTTGGTCAAGGCGGCGCACGCCCGTGGAAAAATGGCGGTGGTGCACGTGCACTCGCTGGAGACCACGAAGGCCGTCTTGGCGGCGGGAGCCGACGGCGTGGAGCACATCTTCGCGGATCGGATGCCGCCCGAAGGATTCGCTGCCGAGGCAGCAAAACACAAGGCGTTCGTAACCCCGACGTTGGCGGTCATGAGCAGCGTCTATGGTCGCAAGAGCACGCTCGAAAAGGACGAGGCGCTCGCGCCTTATCTGATGCCCGCAGCACGCCGGCAGCTTCAGGCGAGCTTTCCCTTGCACGGCATCGGGCCGGCCGGCGGAGCAGCAGGCATGGCTGCCGTCAAGCAGCTCGAGGCTGCGGGGGTGCCCATCCTAGCCGGCACCGACGCCCCGAACCCGGGCACCGCTTACGGTGTCAGCATGCACGACGAGCTCGCGCTTTTGGTGAGCGCGGGGCTGACGCCCTCCCAAGCCCTCGAGGCGGCGACGTCGGCGCCCGCGCGCTCCTTCGCGCTCTCCGATCGCGGCCGCATCGCGCCCGGGCTTCGTGCCGATCTTCTTTTGGTCGATGGCGATCCGACCGCGGACATCCTTGCAACGCGCCGGATCGTCGGAGTGTGGCACGCCGGCGCGCGCCTGGATCGCGATGCCGTGCGCGCCAAGGTAGCCACCGCCCTCTCCACCGCATCGGCGGCCCCGATCGCAGCGGCGGGACCGGTCAGCGATTTCGAAAGCGGCACGCTCGCCACCCGGTTCGGACAGCCGTGGGTCGAGAGCAGCGACAAGAAATTCGGCGGAAACTCGACCGTCGTCCTGAACGTGGAAAAAGGGGCCCTTCGACTACGTGGACAGGTCGCGGCGGGCAACGCAGCCGCCACATGGGCGGGGGCCTTGCTCACTCCGGGCGGCCGCCGGTTCGAACCCGTCGATGTCTCGAAGACGAAGGGGCTCGCCTTTCGGGTGCGTGGCAGCGGCAAAGGCTTCTCGGTCCTGCTGTTCACACAGCGCCACGGCTTTGCCCCTCTGGAACAGACATTCACGGCGGGCGCCAAGTTCACCCGGGTGACGATTCCATGGAGCAAATTCGAAGGCACCGATGGCAGCGACGTCACCGCCATCTTCATCGGCGGCACCGCCCCCGGAACCTTCGACCTCGCCATCGACGACGTCGAGATCTATTGA
- a CDS encoding ABC transporter ATP-binding protein — protein sequence MTVVLEVRGITKKYPGVVANDGIDLDLREGEIHCLLGENGAGKSTLMNIIYGLSSPDSGEIRLKGKPINLRSPKDAIELGIGMVHQHFMLIPVFTVTENIMLGAEEVRGMVLDRRKVSARVRELSKEYGLDVDPDARVEDLPVGAQQRVEIIKALYRNCQVLILDEPTAVLTPQETDELLVVLKGLIKKGVSVLFITHKLREVLEVADRITVMRGGRVVASAKPEESDEHSLAALMVGRDVTLTVEKTEAKPKDEVLVVKDLSVEGRHAGMDEVRSVSFSVRAGEILGIAGVQGNGQTELIEAITGLRRPGRGSVSLLGKDITAATSRALIEQGISHVPEDRHRHGLVLSYSIADNMVLCTYDKAPFATRGVMQDDAIAENARKAVKDFDVRTPGITTPASALSGGNQQKVIIARELGRPLKLLVVNQPTRGVDVGSIERIHKELVAVRDRGAAVLLVSAELDEILALSDRIAVMYRGQIVSTVAAGQVTRAQLGAWMAGSRAQSEGSTVEVTA from the coding sequence ATGACGGTCGTTCTCGAGGTCCGAGGGATCACCAAGAAGTACCCGGGAGTCGTCGCCAACGACGGCATCGATCTGGATCTGCGCGAGGGCGAGATCCACTGTTTGCTCGGCGAGAACGGCGCGGGCAAGTCGACGTTGATGAACATCATCTACGGCTTGTCGTCGCCCGACTCGGGGGAGATCCGCTTGAAGGGCAAGCCGATCAACCTGCGCTCGCCGAAAGATGCCATCGAGCTGGGCATCGGCATGGTGCACCAGCACTTCATGTTGATCCCCGTGTTCACGGTGACCGAGAACATCATGCTCGGCGCCGAAGAAGTGCGCGGTATGGTGCTCGACCGCCGCAAGGTGAGCGCGCGGGTTCGCGAGCTGTCGAAGGAGTACGGGCTCGACGTGGACCCCGACGCGCGCGTGGAGGACCTTCCCGTGGGCGCGCAGCAGCGCGTGGAGATCATCAAGGCGCTGTACCGCAATTGCCAAGTGCTCATTCTGGACGAGCCCACCGCGGTGCTCACGCCGCAGGAGACGGACGAGCTCCTGGTGGTGCTCAAAGGGCTCATCAAGAAGGGCGTCTCGGTTTTGTTCATCACGCACAAGCTGCGTGAGGTGCTCGAGGTGGCCGATCGCATCACCGTGATGCGCGGCGGCCGCGTGGTGGCGAGCGCCAAGCCGGAAGAATCGGACGAGCACTCGCTGGCTGCGCTCATGGTCGGGCGCGACGTGACGTTGACCGTGGAGAAGACGGAGGCCAAGCCCAAGGACGAAGTCCTCGTGGTGAAGGATCTCTCCGTCGAGGGTCGTCATGCGGGCATGGACGAGGTGCGGAGCGTCTCGTTTTCCGTGCGCGCAGGAGAGATCCTCGGCATCGCGGGCGTGCAGGGAAATGGCCAGACGGAGCTCATCGAGGCCATCACGGGCTTGCGGCGGCCGGGCAGGGGAAGCGTTTCGCTGCTGGGCAAGGACATCACCGCCGCGACATCGCGCGCGCTCATCGAGCAAGGCATCTCCCACGTGCCGGAGGATCGGCACCGCCACGGGCTCGTGCTGTCGTATTCGATCGCGGACAACATGGTGCTGTGCACCTACGACAAAGCGCCGTTTGCCACGCGCGGGGTCATGCAGGACGATGCGATTGCCGAAAACGCGCGCAAAGCGGTGAAGGACTTCGACGTGCGCACGCCGGGTATCACGACGCCGGCATCGGCGCTGTCGGGTGGCAACCAGCAAAAGGTCATCATTGCGCGCGAGCTAGGGCGGCCGCTGAAGTTGCTCGTTGTCAATCAGCCCACGCGCGGGGTCGACGTCGGCTCGATCGAGCGGATCCACAAGGAGCTCGTGGCCGTGCGCGATCGCGGGGCGGCGGTGCTCTTGGTTTCAGCGGAGCTGGACGAGATCCTCGCGCTGTCCGATCGCATCGCGGTGATGTACCGCGGCCAAATCGTATCCACCGTGGCCGCGGGTCAGGTCACGCGCGCCCAGCTCGGCGCATGGATGGCCGGCTCACGCGCGCAATCCGAGGGCAGCACGGTCGAAGTCACGGCGTAG